In the Rhinatrema bivittatum chromosome 6, aRhiBiv1.1, whole genome shotgun sequence genome, one interval contains:
- the POU3F4 gene encoding POU domain, class 3, transcription factor 4 isoform X1, which translates to MATAASNPYSILSSSSLVHADSAGMQQGSPFRNPQKLLQSDYLQGIPSNGHPLGHHWVTSLSDGNPWSSAMPGSPLDQQDVKPGREDLQLGAIIHHRSPHVTHHSPHTNHPNAWGASPAHNSSITSSGQPINVYSQPGFTVSGMLDHGGLTPPPPSATAQSLHPVLRDTTDHGDIGAHHCQDHSDEETPTSDELEQFAKQFKQRRIKLGFTQADVGLALGTLYGNVFSQTTICRFEALQLSFKNMCKLKPLLNKWLEEADSSTGSPTSIDKIAAQGRKRKKRTSIEVSVKGVLETHFLKCPKPAAQEISSLADSLQLEKEVVRVWFCNRRQKEKRMTPPGDQQQHEVYSHNVKTDTSCHDL; encoded by the coding sequence ATGGCCACAGCTGCATCTAATCCCTACAGCATTCTCAGTTCCAGCTCCTTGGTCCATGCAGACTCTGCGGGTATGCAGCAAGGAAGCCCCTTCAGGAACCCCCAAAAACTTCTCCAAAGTGATTACCTGCAGGGAATTCCTAGCAATGGACATCCTCTCGGACACCACTGGGTGACCAGTTTAAGTGACGGGAATCCCTGGTCATCGGCTATGCCCGGCAGTCCCTTGGACCAGCAGGATGTGAAACCAGGAAGAGAAGACCTGCAGCTTGGCGCCATCATTCATCACAGGTCGCCTCACGTTACCCACCATTCGCCCCATACAAATCATCCAAATGCATGGGGAGCCAGTCCAGCTCATAACTCATCGATAACCTCAAGTGGACAGCCTATTAACGTCTACTCACAACCTGGCTTCACTGTCAGTGGCATGTTAGACCACGGGGGTCTAACACCACCTCCACCCTCAGCCACGGCACAAAGCTTGCACCCTGTGCTGCGGGATACCACAGATCATGGAGATATAGGAGCCCATCACTGTCAGGATCACTCTGACGAGGAGACGCCGACATCAGATGAATTGGAACAGTTTGCAAAGCAGTTCAAACAAAGAAGAATCAAGTTGGGATTCACGCAGGCAGATGTTGGTTTAGCACTAGGGACCCTGTATGGCAACGTTTTCTCTCAGACTACCATCTGCAGGTTTGAAGCCTTGCAGCTCAGTTTTAAGAACATGTGCAAACTGAAACCACTATTAAACAAGTGGTTGGAAGAAGCAGATTCGTCCACAGGTAGCCCTACGAGCATTGATAAAATTGCAGCCCAGGGCAGGAAACGAAAGAAGAGAACCTCCATCGAGGTGAGTGTCAAAGGGGTCCTGGAAACGCATTTTCTTAAATGTCCCAAACCTGCAGCCCAAGAGATCTCTTCTTTGGCAGACAGCCTACAGTTAGAAAAAGAAGTGGTCCGTGTCTGGTTTTGTAATAGAAgacaaaaagagaaaagaatgaCTCCACCAGGGGATCAGCAACAGCACGAGGTTTATTCTCATAACGTGAAAACAGACACATCTTGTCACGATCTTTGA
- the POU3F4 gene encoding POU domain, class 3, transcription factor 4 isoform X3 has protein sequence MATAASNPYSILSSSSLVHADSAGMQQGSPFRNPQKLLQSDYLQGIPSNGHPLGHHWVTSLSDGNPWSSAMPGSPLDQQDVKPGREDLQLGAIIHHRSPHVTHHSPHTNHPNAWGASPAHNSSITSSGQPINVYSQPGFTVSGMLDHGGLTPPPPSATAQSLHPVLRDTTDHGDIGAHHCQDHSDEETPTSDELEQFAKQFKQRRIKLGFTQADVGLALGTLYGNVFSQTTICRFEALQLSFKNMCKLKPLLNKWLEEADSSTGSPTSIDKIAAQGRKRKKRTSIEEENTDVCL, from the exons ATGGCCACAGCTGCATCTAATCCCTACAGCATTCTCAGTTCCAGCTCCTTGGTCCATGCAGACTCTGCGGGTATGCAGCAAGGAAGCCCCTTCAGGAACCCCCAAAAACTTCTCCAAAGTGATTACCTGCAGGGAATTCCTAGCAATGGACATCCTCTCGGACACCACTGGGTGACCAGTTTAAGTGACGGGAATCCCTGGTCATCGGCTATGCCCGGCAGTCCCTTGGACCAGCAGGATGTGAAACCAGGAAGAGAAGACCTGCAGCTTGGCGCCATCATTCATCACAGGTCGCCTCACGTTACCCACCATTCGCCCCATACAAATCATCCAAATGCATGGGGAGCCAGTCCAGCTCATAACTCATCGATAACCTCAAGTGGACAGCCTATTAACGTCTACTCACAACCTGGCTTCACTGTCAGTGGCATGTTAGACCACGGGGGTCTAACACCACCTCCACCCTCAGCCACGGCACAAAGCTTGCACCCTGTGCTGCGGGATACCACAGATCATGGAGATATAGGAGCCCATCACTGTCAGGATCACTCTGACGAGGAGACGCCGACATCAGATGAATTGGAACAGTTTGCAAAGCAGTTCAAACAAAGAAGAATCAAGTTGGGATTCACGCAGGCAGATGTTGGTTTAGCACTAGGGACCCTGTATGGCAACGTTTTCTCTCAGACTACCATCTGCAGGTTTGAAGCCTTGCAGCTCAGTTTTAAGAACATGTGCAAACTGAAACCACTATTAAACAAGTGGTTGGAAGAAGCAGATTCGTCCACAGGTAGCCCTACGAGCATTGATAAAATTGCAGCCCAGGGCAGGAAACGAAAGAAGAGAACCTCCATCGAG GAAGAAAATACAGATGTGTGCCTATGA